From a region of the Oncorhynchus tshawytscha isolate Ot180627B linkage group LG14, Otsh_v2.0, whole genome shotgun sequence genome:
- the wdsub1 gene encoding WD repeat, SAM and U-box domain-containing protein 1 isoform X5: MVSLICTLQDHRDDVNWCAFSPTLLATCSADKTVRIYNTQDFSEVPYSPLSGHGYGVHCCCFSACGQYLASCSTDGSTVVWSTDTGEIEAVLEHPGRNPVRVCAFSPDSSHLVSGASDGTLGLWDFRTKTLHRTGAVNDTTMVACSFTPCGQMFVTGSTYGDLRLWDLDMNQLHAEKNTHDLGVTCCCFGPKILSGSGTVQFRLASCGQDSTLKIWTVSRSNTGSCKMQLLHTLTGQSAPVLSCAFSADGQLLVSGSVDKTVTVYDASQGTLLYILNQHERYVTACAFSPSTPLFATGSMDKTVNIWRVEDGHSGHGKSLPGRKLLCHSRLLVSDWSEEDVGAWLCEEGLQVLVENFKANNIDGAELISLTKETLASELNIESVGLRSKVLRKVEELKAGCVCTGVPDEYLCPITRELMKDPVIAADGYSYEREAIESWIATKNRSSPMTNLPLQTTLLTPNRTLKMAIGRWRTSQ, from the exons ATGGTGTCCCTGATCTGCACCCTGCAAGACCATCGCGACGATGTCAACTGGTGCGCCTTCTCCCCGACACTGCTGGCCACCTGTTCAGCTGACAAAACCGTACGAATTTACAACACCCAAGACTTTTCCGAAGTCCCATACTCCCCGCTCTCTGGCCACGGCTATGGCGTCCATTGTTGTTGCTTCAGCGCCTGTGGTCAGTATTTAGCCTCGTGTTCAACTGATGGTTCCACAGTTGTGTGGTCAACGGACACAGGTGAGATAGAGGCAGTGTTGGAGCATCCTGGTCGGAACCCCGTCAGGGTCTGCGCCTTCTCGCCCGACTCTTCACACCTGGTTTCGGGGGCGTCCGATGGTACTTTAGGTCTTTGGGATTTCCGTACGAAAACATTGCACAG GACGGGGGCAGTGAATGACACCACTATGGTGGCATGCTCCTTCACCCCCTGTGGCCAGATGTTTGTCACTGGATCTACGTATGGGGACCTCAGGCTGTGGGACCTGGACATGAACCAGCTTCATGCGGAGAAGAACACTCATGACTTGGGGGTCACCTGCTGCTGCTTTGGCCCCAAGATCCTCAGTG GTAGCGGTACGGTACAGTTCCGCCTGGCCTCCTGTGGACAAGACAGCACGCTGAAGATATGGACCGTCTCCAGGTCCAACACAGGCA GCTGTAAGATGCAGCTGCTGCACACCCTGACCGGCCAGTCTGCCCCGGTGCTCTCCTGTGCTTTCTCTGCGGACGGACAGCTGCTTGTGTCTGG CTCAGTGGACAAAACTGTCACAGTATACGATGCT AGCCAGGGGACTTTGCTCTACATATTGAACCAACACGAGAG GTACGTGACGGCGTGTGCCTTCTCTCCCAGCACACCTCTGTTCGCCACGGGTTCTATGGACAAGACTGTCAATATATGGAGAGTAGAGGATGGACACAGTGGCCATG GCAAATCTTTACCTG GCAGAAAGTTGCTGTGTCACTCCAGGCTTCTGGTCAGTGATTGGTCAGAGGAGGACGTGGGGGCGTGGCTGTGTGAGGAGGGGCTGCAGGTGCTGGTGGAAAACTTCAAGGCAAACAACATAGATGGAGCGGAGCTCATCAGTCTGACCAAGGAGACACTGGCCTCAGAACTCAACATAG AGTCTGTGGGGTTGCGCAGTAAGGTCCTGAGGAAGGTGGAGGAACTGAAggcggggtgtgtgtgtaccggtGTTCCTGATGAGTACCTCTGTCCAATCACCAGAGAGTTGATGAAGGACCCTGTTATCGCTGCAG ATGGGTACTCCTATGAGAGGGAAGCGATTGAGAGCTGGATCGCAACCAAGAATCGTTCCAGCCCCATGACCAACCTGCCCTTACAGACCACACTTCTGACCCCAAACCGAACCCTGAAGATGGCTATTGGACGCTGGAGGACCAGCCAGTGA
- the wdsub1 gene encoding WD repeat, SAM and U-box domain-containing protein 1 isoform X2 — MVSLICTLQDHRDDVNWCAFSPTLLATCSADKTVRIYNTQDFSEVPYSPLSGHGYGVHCCCFSACGQYLASCSTDGSTVVWSTDTGEIEAVLEHPGRNPVRVCAFSPDSSHLVSGASDGTLGLWDFRTKTLHRTGAVNDTTMVACSFTPCGQMFVTGSTYGDLRLWDLDMNQLHAEKNTHDLGVTCCCFGPKILSGSGTVQFRLASCGQDSTLKIWTVSRSNTGSCKMQLLHTLTGQSAPVLSCAFSADGQLLVSGSVDKTVTVYDASQGTLLYILNQHERYVTACAFSPSTPLFATGSMDKTVNIWRVEDGHSGHGKSLPVETATFSCEGRKLLCHSRLLVSDWSEEDVGAWLCEEGLQVLVENFKANNIDGAELISLTKETLASELNIESVGLRSKVLRKVEELKAGCVCTGVPDEYLCPITRELMKDPVIAADGYSYEREAIESWIATKNRSSPMTNLPLQTTLLTPNRTLKMAIGRWRTSQ; from the exons ATGGTGTCCCTGATCTGCACCCTGCAAGACCATCGCGACGATGTCAACTGGTGCGCCTTCTCCCCGACACTGCTGGCCACCTGTTCAGCTGACAAAACCGTACGAATTTACAACACCCAAGACTTTTCCGAAGTCCCATACTCCCCGCTCTCTGGCCACGGCTATGGCGTCCATTGTTGTTGCTTCAGCGCCTGTGGTCAGTATTTAGCCTCGTGTTCAACTGATGGTTCCACAGTTGTGTGGTCAACGGACACAGGTGAGATAGAGGCAGTGTTGGAGCATCCTGGTCGGAACCCCGTCAGGGTCTGCGCCTTCTCGCCCGACTCTTCACACCTGGTTTCGGGGGCGTCCGATGGTACTTTAGGTCTTTGGGATTTCCGTACGAAAACATTGCACAG GACGGGGGCAGTGAATGACACCACTATGGTGGCATGCTCCTTCACCCCCTGTGGCCAGATGTTTGTCACTGGATCTACGTATGGGGACCTCAGGCTGTGGGACCTGGACATGAACCAGCTTCATGCGGAGAAGAACACTCATGACTTGGGGGTCACCTGCTGCTGCTTTGGCCCCAAGATCCTCAGTG GTAGCGGTACGGTACAGTTCCGCCTGGCCTCCTGTGGACAAGACAGCACGCTGAAGATATGGACCGTCTCCAGGTCCAACACAGGCA GCTGTAAGATGCAGCTGCTGCACACCCTGACCGGCCAGTCTGCCCCGGTGCTCTCCTGTGCTTTCTCTGCGGACGGACAGCTGCTTGTGTCTGG CTCAGTGGACAAAACTGTCACAGTATACGATGCT AGCCAGGGGACTTTGCTCTACATATTGAACCAACACGAGAG GTACGTGACGGCGTGTGCCTTCTCTCCCAGCACACCTCTGTTCGCCACGGGTTCTATGGACAAGACTGTCAATATATGGAGAGTAGAGGATGGACACAGTGGCCATG GCAAATCTTTACCTG TTGAAACTGCAACATTCTCATGCGAAG GCAGAAAGTTGCTGTGTCACTCCAGGCTTCTGGTCAGTGATTGGTCAGAGGAGGACGTGGGGGCGTGGCTGTGTGAGGAGGGGCTGCAGGTGCTGGTGGAAAACTTCAAGGCAAACAACATAGATGGAGCGGAGCTCATCAGTCTGACCAAGGAGACACTGGCCTCAGAACTCAACATAG AGTCTGTGGGGTTGCGCAGTAAGGTCCTGAGGAAGGTGGAGGAACTGAAggcggggtgtgtgtgtaccggtGTTCCTGATGAGTACCTCTGTCCAATCACCAGAGAGTTGATGAAGGACCCTGTTATCGCTGCAG ATGGGTACTCCTATGAGAGGGAAGCGATTGAGAGCTGGATCGCAACCAAGAATCGTTCCAGCCCCATGACCAACCTGCCCTTACAGACCACACTTCTGACCCCAAACCGAACCCTGAAGATGGCTATTGGACGCTGGAGGACCAGCCAGTGA
- the wdsub1 gene encoding WD repeat, SAM and U-box domain-containing protein 1 isoform X1: protein MVSLICTLQDHRDDVNWCAFSPTLLATCSADKTVRIYNTQDFSEVPYSPLSGHGYGVHCCCFSACGQYLASCSTDGSTVVWSTDTGEIEAVLEHPGRNPVRVCAFSPDSSHLVSGASDGTLGLWDFRTKTLHRTGAVNDTTMVACSFTPCGQMFVTGSTYGDLRLWDLDMNQLHAEKNTHDLGVTCCCFGPKILSGSGTVQFRLASCGQDSTLKIWTVSRSNTGSCKMQLLHTLTGQSAPVLSCAFSADGQLLVSGSVDKTVTVYDASQGTLLYILNQHERYVTACAFSPSTPLFATGSMDKTVNIWRVEDGHSGHEGKSLPVETATFSCEGRKLLCHSRLLVSDWSEEDVGAWLCEEGLQVLVENFKANNIDGAELISLTKETLASELNIESVGLRSKVLRKVEELKAGCVCTGVPDEYLCPITRELMKDPVIAADGYSYEREAIESWIATKNRSSPMTNLPLQTTLLTPNRTLKMAIGRWRTSQ, encoded by the exons ATGGTGTCCCTGATCTGCACCCTGCAAGACCATCGCGACGATGTCAACTGGTGCGCCTTCTCCCCGACACTGCTGGCCACCTGTTCAGCTGACAAAACCGTACGAATTTACAACACCCAAGACTTTTCCGAAGTCCCATACTCCCCGCTCTCTGGCCACGGCTATGGCGTCCATTGTTGTTGCTTCAGCGCCTGTGGTCAGTATTTAGCCTCGTGTTCAACTGATGGTTCCACAGTTGTGTGGTCAACGGACACAGGTGAGATAGAGGCAGTGTTGGAGCATCCTGGTCGGAACCCCGTCAGGGTCTGCGCCTTCTCGCCCGACTCTTCACACCTGGTTTCGGGGGCGTCCGATGGTACTTTAGGTCTTTGGGATTTCCGTACGAAAACATTGCACAG GACGGGGGCAGTGAATGACACCACTATGGTGGCATGCTCCTTCACCCCCTGTGGCCAGATGTTTGTCACTGGATCTACGTATGGGGACCTCAGGCTGTGGGACCTGGACATGAACCAGCTTCATGCGGAGAAGAACACTCATGACTTGGGGGTCACCTGCTGCTGCTTTGGCCCCAAGATCCTCAGTG GTAGCGGTACGGTACAGTTCCGCCTGGCCTCCTGTGGACAAGACAGCACGCTGAAGATATGGACCGTCTCCAGGTCCAACACAGGCA GCTGTAAGATGCAGCTGCTGCACACCCTGACCGGCCAGTCTGCCCCGGTGCTCTCCTGTGCTTTCTCTGCGGACGGACAGCTGCTTGTGTCTGG CTCAGTGGACAAAACTGTCACAGTATACGATGCT AGCCAGGGGACTTTGCTCTACATATTGAACCAACACGAGAG GTACGTGACGGCGTGTGCCTTCTCTCCCAGCACACCTCTGTTCGCCACGGGTTCTATGGACAAGACTGTCAATATATGGAGAGTAGAGGATGGACACAGTGGCCATG aagGCAAATCTTTACCTG TTGAAACTGCAACATTCTCATGCGAAG GCAGAAAGTTGCTGTGTCACTCCAGGCTTCTGGTCAGTGATTGGTCAGAGGAGGACGTGGGGGCGTGGCTGTGTGAGGAGGGGCTGCAGGTGCTGGTGGAAAACTTCAAGGCAAACAACATAGATGGAGCGGAGCTCATCAGTCTGACCAAGGAGACACTGGCCTCAGAACTCAACATAG AGTCTGTGGGGTTGCGCAGTAAGGTCCTGAGGAAGGTGGAGGAACTGAAggcggggtgtgtgtgtaccggtGTTCCTGATGAGTACCTCTGTCCAATCACCAGAGAGTTGATGAAGGACCCTGTTATCGCTGCAG ATGGGTACTCCTATGAGAGGGAAGCGATTGAGAGCTGGATCGCAACCAAGAATCGTTCCAGCCCCATGACCAACCTGCCCTTACAGACCACACTTCTGACCCCAAACCGAACCCTGAAGATGGCTATTGGACGCTGGAGGACCAGCCAGTGA
- the wdsub1 gene encoding WD repeat, SAM and U-box domain-containing protein 1 isoform X3 produces the protein MVSLICTLQDHRDDVNWCAFSPTLLATCSADKTVRIYNTQDFSEVPYSPLSGHGYGVHCCCFSACGQYLASCSTDGSTVVWSTDTGEIEAVLEHPGRNPVRVCAFSPDSSHLVSGASDGTLGLWDFRTKTLHRTGAVNDTTMVACSFTPCGQMFVTGSTYGDLRLWDLDMNQLHAEKNTHDLGVTCCCFGPKILSGSGTVQFRLASCGQDSTLKIWTVSRSNTGSCKMQLLHTLTGQSAPVLSCAFSADGQLLVSGSVDKTVTVYDASQGTLLYILNQHERYVTACAFSPSTPLFATGSMDKTVNIWRVEDGHSGHVETATFSCEGRKLLCHSRLLVSDWSEEDVGAWLCEEGLQVLVENFKANNIDGAELISLTKETLASELNIESVGLRSKVLRKVEELKAGCVCTGVPDEYLCPITRELMKDPVIAADGYSYEREAIESWIATKNRSSPMTNLPLQTTLLTPNRTLKMAIGRWRTSQ, from the exons ATGGTGTCCCTGATCTGCACCCTGCAAGACCATCGCGACGATGTCAACTGGTGCGCCTTCTCCCCGACACTGCTGGCCACCTGTTCAGCTGACAAAACCGTACGAATTTACAACACCCAAGACTTTTCCGAAGTCCCATACTCCCCGCTCTCTGGCCACGGCTATGGCGTCCATTGTTGTTGCTTCAGCGCCTGTGGTCAGTATTTAGCCTCGTGTTCAACTGATGGTTCCACAGTTGTGTGGTCAACGGACACAGGTGAGATAGAGGCAGTGTTGGAGCATCCTGGTCGGAACCCCGTCAGGGTCTGCGCCTTCTCGCCCGACTCTTCACACCTGGTTTCGGGGGCGTCCGATGGTACTTTAGGTCTTTGGGATTTCCGTACGAAAACATTGCACAG GACGGGGGCAGTGAATGACACCACTATGGTGGCATGCTCCTTCACCCCCTGTGGCCAGATGTTTGTCACTGGATCTACGTATGGGGACCTCAGGCTGTGGGACCTGGACATGAACCAGCTTCATGCGGAGAAGAACACTCATGACTTGGGGGTCACCTGCTGCTGCTTTGGCCCCAAGATCCTCAGTG GTAGCGGTACGGTACAGTTCCGCCTGGCCTCCTGTGGACAAGACAGCACGCTGAAGATATGGACCGTCTCCAGGTCCAACACAGGCA GCTGTAAGATGCAGCTGCTGCACACCCTGACCGGCCAGTCTGCCCCGGTGCTCTCCTGTGCTTTCTCTGCGGACGGACAGCTGCTTGTGTCTGG CTCAGTGGACAAAACTGTCACAGTATACGATGCT AGCCAGGGGACTTTGCTCTACATATTGAACCAACACGAGAG GTACGTGACGGCGTGTGCCTTCTCTCCCAGCACACCTCTGTTCGCCACGGGTTCTATGGACAAGACTGTCAATATATGGAGAGTAGAGGATGGACACAGTGGCCATG TTGAAACTGCAACATTCTCATGCGAAG GCAGAAAGTTGCTGTGTCACTCCAGGCTTCTGGTCAGTGATTGGTCAGAGGAGGACGTGGGGGCGTGGCTGTGTGAGGAGGGGCTGCAGGTGCTGGTGGAAAACTTCAAGGCAAACAACATAGATGGAGCGGAGCTCATCAGTCTGACCAAGGAGACACTGGCCTCAGAACTCAACATAG AGTCTGTGGGGTTGCGCAGTAAGGTCCTGAGGAAGGTGGAGGAACTGAAggcggggtgtgtgtgtaccggtGTTCCTGATGAGTACCTCTGTCCAATCACCAGAGAGTTGATGAAGGACCCTGTTATCGCTGCAG ATGGGTACTCCTATGAGAGGGAAGCGATTGAGAGCTGGATCGCAACCAAGAATCGTTCCAGCCCCATGACCAACCTGCCCTTACAGACCACACTTCTGACCCCAAACCGAACCCTGAAGATGGCTATTGGACGCTGGAGGACCAGCCAGTGA
- the wdsub1 gene encoding WD repeat, SAM and U-box domain-containing protein 1 isoform X4 gives MVSLICTLQDHRDDVNWCAFSPTLLATCSADKTVRIYNTQDFSEVPYSPLSGHGYGVHCCCFSACGQYLASCSTDGSTVVWSTDTGEIEAVLEHPGRNPVRVCAFSPDSSHLVSGASDGTLGLWDFRTKTLHRTGAVNDTTMVACSFTPCGQMFVTGSTYGDLRLWDLDMNQLHAEKNTHDLGVTCCCFGPKILSGSGTVQFRLASCGQDSTLKIWTVSRSNTGSCKMQLLHTLTGQSAPVLSCAFSADGQLLVSGSVDKTVTVYDASQGTLLYILNQHERYVTACAFSPSTPLFATGSMDKTVNIWRVEDGHSGHEGKSLPGRKLLCHSRLLVSDWSEEDVGAWLCEEGLQVLVENFKANNIDGAELISLTKETLASELNIESVGLRSKVLRKVEELKAGCVCTGVPDEYLCPITRELMKDPVIAADGYSYEREAIESWIATKNRSSPMTNLPLQTTLLTPNRTLKMAIGRWRTSQ, from the exons ATGGTGTCCCTGATCTGCACCCTGCAAGACCATCGCGACGATGTCAACTGGTGCGCCTTCTCCCCGACACTGCTGGCCACCTGTTCAGCTGACAAAACCGTACGAATTTACAACACCCAAGACTTTTCCGAAGTCCCATACTCCCCGCTCTCTGGCCACGGCTATGGCGTCCATTGTTGTTGCTTCAGCGCCTGTGGTCAGTATTTAGCCTCGTGTTCAACTGATGGTTCCACAGTTGTGTGGTCAACGGACACAGGTGAGATAGAGGCAGTGTTGGAGCATCCTGGTCGGAACCCCGTCAGGGTCTGCGCCTTCTCGCCCGACTCTTCACACCTGGTTTCGGGGGCGTCCGATGGTACTTTAGGTCTTTGGGATTTCCGTACGAAAACATTGCACAG GACGGGGGCAGTGAATGACACCACTATGGTGGCATGCTCCTTCACCCCCTGTGGCCAGATGTTTGTCACTGGATCTACGTATGGGGACCTCAGGCTGTGGGACCTGGACATGAACCAGCTTCATGCGGAGAAGAACACTCATGACTTGGGGGTCACCTGCTGCTGCTTTGGCCCCAAGATCCTCAGTG GTAGCGGTACGGTACAGTTCCGCCTGGCCTCCTGTGGACAAGACAGCACGCTGAAGATATGGACCGTCTCCAGGTCCAACACAGGCA GCTGTAAGATGCAGCTGCTGCACACCCTGACCGGCCAGTCTGCCCCGGTGCTCTCCTGTGCTTTCTCTGCGGACGGACAGCTGCTTGTGTCTGG CTCAGTGGACAAAACTGTCACAGTATACGATGCT AGCCAGGGGACTTTGCTCTACATATTGAACCAACACGAGAG GTACGTGACGGCGTGTGCCTTCTCTCCCAGCACACCTCTGTTCGCCACGGGTTCTATGGACAAGACTGTCAATATATGGAGAGTAGAGGATGGACACAGTGGCCATG aagGCAAATCTTTACCTG GCAGAAAGTTGCTGTGTCACTCCAGGCTTCTGGTCAGTGATTGGTCAGAGGAGGACGTGGGGGCGTGGCTGTGTGAGGAGGGGCTGCAGGTGCTGGTGGAAAACTTCAAGGCAAACAACATAGATGGAGCGGAGCTCATCAGTCTGACCAAGGAGACACTGGCCTCAGAACTCAACATAG AGTCTGTGGGGTTGCGCAGTAAGGTCCTGAGGAAGGTGGAGGAACTGAAggcggggtgtgtgtgtaccggtGTTCCTGATGAGTACCTCTGTCCAATCACCAGAGAGTTGATGAAGGACCCTGTTATCGCTGCAG ATGGGTACTCCTATGAGAGGGAAGCGATTGAGAGCTGGATCGCAACCAAGAATCGTTCCAGCCCCATGACCAACCTGCCCTTACAGACCACACTTCTGACCCCAAACCGAACCCTGAAGATGGCTATTGGACGCTGGAGGACCAGCCAGTGA
- the wdsub1 gene encoding WD repeat, SAM and U-box domain-containing protein 1 isoform X6 — MVSLICTLQDHRDDVNWCAFSPTLLATCSADKTVRIYNTQDFSEVPYSPLSGHGYGVHCCCFSACGQYLASCSTDGSTVVWSTDTGEIEAVLEHPGRNPVRVCAFSPDSSHLVSGASDGTLGLWDFRTKTLHRTGAVNDTTMVACSFTPCGQMFVTGSTYGDLRLWDLDMNQLHAEKNTHDLGVTCCCFGPKILSGSGTVQFRLASCGQDSTLKIWTVSRSNTGSCKMQLLHTLTGQSAPVLSCAFSADGQLLVSGSVDKTVTVYDASQGTLLYILNQHERYVTACAFSPSTPLFATGSMDKTVNIWRVEDGHSGHGRKLLCHSRLLVSDWSEEDVGAWLCEEGLQVLVENFKANNIDGAELISLTKETLASELNIESVGLRSKVLRKVEELKAGCVCTGVPDEYLCPITRELMKDPVIAADGYSYEREAIESWIATKNRSSPMTNLPLQTTLLTPNRTLKMAIGRWRTSQ; from the exons ATGGTGTCCCTGATCTGCACCCTGCAAGACCATCGCGACGATGTCAACTGGTGCGCCTTCTCCCCGACACTGCTGGCCACCTGTTCAGCTGACAAAACCGTACGAATTTACAACACCCAAGACTTTTCCGAAGTCCCATACTCCCCGCTCTCTGGCCACGGCTATGGCGTCCATTGTTGTTGCTTCAGCGCCTGTGGTCAGTATTTAGCCTCGTGTTCAACTGATGGTTCCACAGTTGTGTGGTCAACGGACACAGGTGAGATAGAGGCAGTGTTGGAGCATCCTGGTCGGAACCCCGTCAGGGTCTGCGCCTTCTCGCCCGACTCTTCACACCTGGTTTCGGGGGCGTCCGATGGTACTTTAGGTCTTTGGGATTTCCGTACGAAAACATTGCACAG GACGGGGGCAGTGAATGACACCACTATGGTGGCATGCTCCTTCACCCCCTGTGGCCAGATGTTTGTCACTGGATCTACGTATGGGGACCTCAGGCTGTGGGACCTGGACATGAACCAGCTTCATGCGGAGAAGAACACTCATGACTTGGGGGTCACCTGCTGCTGCTTTGGCCCCAAGATCCTCAGTG GTAGCGGTACGGTACAGTTCCGCCTGGCCTCCTGTGGACAAGACAGCACGCTGAAGATATGGACCGTCTCCAGGTCCAACACAGGCA GCTGTAAGATGCAGCTGCTGCACACCCTGACCGGCCAGTCTGCCCCGGTGCTCTCCTGTGCTTTCTCTGCGGACGGACAGCTGCTTGTGTCTGG CTCAGTGGACAAAACTGTCACAGTATACGATGCT AGCCAGGGGACTTTGCTCTACATATTGAACCAACACGAGAG GTACGTGACGGCGTGTGCCTTCTCTCCCAGCACACCTCTGTTCGCCACGGGTTCTATGGACAAGACTGTCAATATATGGAGAGTAGAGGATGGACACAGTGGCCATG GCAGAAAGTTGCTGTGTCACTCCAGGCTTCTGGTCAGTGATTGGTCAGAGGAGGACGTGGGGGCGTGGCTGTGTGAGGAGGGGCTGCAGGTGCTGGTGGAAAACTTCAAGGCAAACAACATAGATGGAGCGGAGCTCATCAGTCTGACCAAGGAGACACTGGCCTCAGAACTCAACATAG AGTCTGTGGGGTTGCGCAGTAAGGTCCTGAGGAAGGTGGAGGAACTGAAggcggggtgtgtgtgtaccggtGTTCCTGATGAGTACCTCTGTCCAATCACCAGAGAGTTGATGAAGGACCCTGTTATCGCTGCAG ATGGGTACTCCTATGAGAGGGAAGCGATTGAGAGCTGGATCGCAACCAAGAATCGTTCCAGCCCCATGACCAACCTGCCCTTACAGACCACACTTCTGACCCCAAACCGAACCCTGAAGATGGCTATTGGACGCTGGAGGACCAGCCAGTGA